TGCTTTGGGCTGTGGTGCTTCCTCAGTTCAAAAACACCAAAATGGCTTATAGCGTGAGCTTGCTGATTGGTGGTGTGGGCTTCGCTCTTATTCCATTCCTGCACGACCAATACTTGCAGTTTATCCCATTCCTGATGATTGGTGCGGGTTGGGCAGCCATGCTGGCAATGCCATTCACCTTTGTTACCAACGCCTTGCAGGGCTATGGTCACATGGGCGCTTATCTGGGCCTGTTTAACGGAACCATCTGTATTCCTCAGATTGTGGCAGCCATCTGTGGCGGCACCATCCTGAGCTTGATTGGTTCTCATCAGAGCGACATGATGATAGTGGCTGGTGTATTGCTCATCGCCGGTGCTTTATCTGTCAGCATCATCAAGGAAAAGAAATAAGGCTTATCAAGAACCATGAATAATGCCAGTCAAGGAAAACAAATGCAAACGTTTGCATTTGTTTTTCCTCGATTTGTGCAAAAGAACCGTACTTGTTACGGATATTTTTGCTAATTTCGCACCGGAAATAAAAATAATAAATAACTAACCTCTAAATGGAGTCTTATGACAATTCATTTTAACATAGAATACAGAACCTTGTTCGGCGAGCAGCTCGTCTTGAACATTCAGAAGGAGGATGAGGAACTTAGGTTCCCGATGACCACTCTCAATGGCGAGAGATGGTCGTTTGACTGGTGTGTAGAACAGCCAGCAAAGGCTTACACCTATTATTATAGTGTAGAGCGCGATGGCAGGGTGCTCAAGACCGAGTGGCTTCTCGTGAAGCATTGCCTGGAACTGAACGCCACCAAGGCGGATGAGTTCACCCTCTATGACAGTTGGAAGGTGATACCTGAGGATGCTTATCTTTACAGCAGTGCCTTTACCGATTGCATCAATCACCAGGCTCCAGAAGAACTGGCGATGCAGAACTGTGCCAAGACCGTACGCCTCATCGTGCGTGCCCCTCAGCTTCGTGATGGAGAAAGACTCGGAGTGGTGGGTGCCGACAATGTGCTGGGTGCATGGAATGCAGAAAAAATGCTGAAGATGACACAGCACACCTATAACGAATGGGTGGCAGATGTGGATGCTGTTCATCTGCAGACCGCTCACATGGAGTTCAAGTTTGTGGCTTACAACGAGAAGAAGGACCTGCTTTTCTGGGAAACAGGCATGAACCGCACCATCGACCTGCCGGAGATGAAGGCTGGTGATGCCATCGCTTATGATCTGGACCAGGCTTTCTTTGCCCTCTACAACCGCAAGCTTGCCGGAACGCAGGTGCCAGTATTCTCCTTGCGCAGCGAGAAGAGTGCCGGCGTGGGCGACTTCGGCGACCTGAAGACCATGATAGACCTCGTGGCTTCTACCGGTCAGAAAGTTCTTCAGCTTCTGCCAATCAATGATACTACCATCACCCATACCTGGACGGACAGTTATCCATATAGCTGCATCAGCGTCTTTGCCATCCATCCGATGTATGCCGATCTGAATGCGTTGCCAGCGTTGAAGGACAAGAAGGCTCGCGAGGAGGCAGAGAAGACCCGCAAGGAACTCAATGCCTTGCATCAGATTGATTATGAGAAGGTGAATGATTACAAGCAGAATTATCTGCAACAGATATTTGCACAGGAAGGTAAAAAGATGATGTCGGGAGCCGATTTCAAGGCTTTCATTCAGGATACACAACAGTGGCTCGTGCCTTACGCACAGTATTCTTACCTGCGCGACAAGAATGGCACTGCCGACTTCACTCAGTGGCCAGACCATAACATCTGGGATGAGGCTGAGCGCAAGGATTTGACCAACCCAGAAGCCGAGGCATACAAGAATGTGGAGTTCTTCTACTTCGTGCAGTTCATCCTGAACAAGCAGATGCAGGAGGCGCACGAACATGCCAAGGCGAAGGGCGTTATCCTGAAGGGTGATATTCCTATTGGCGTACATCGCCACAGCTGCGATGTCTGGATGGAGCCTAAGTACTTCAATCTGAACGGTCAGGCGGGTGCTCCACCTGATGATTTCTCTGTGAATGGTCAGAATTGGGGATTCCCTACTTACAACTGGGATGAGATGTTGAAGGACGGTTGCCAGTGGTGGACCCGCCGCTTCCAGAATATGTCGAAGTTCTTTGATGCCTATCGCATCGACCATGTGCTCGGCTTCTTCCGCATCTGGGAAATCCCTGTGGATAGCGTGCATGGTTTGCTCGGACAGTTTGCCCCAGCCCTCGGCATGACCCGTGAGGAGATTCAGAGCTACGGCTTGAACTTCCAGGAGGACAGATTCCTCCGTCCGTTCATTACCGACTGGATATTGGACCGTATGTTCCATGAGCGTGCCGACGAAGTGAAGGAGAAGTATCTCGACCGCCTGGATGAGGAACGCTATCAGATGAAGACTGAGGTAGATACCCAGCGCAAGGTGGAGGCTCTCTTTGCTGATGTGACAGAAGAGAAGGAAATCTGGTTGCGTGATGGCTTGTATGCCCTGATCAGCGACGTGCTCTTCGTTCGCGACCGCAAGAACCCAGGACTCTTCCATCCACGTATCTCGGCACAGCTCGACTTTGTCTACGAGTCGCTCTATGATGTTGACAAGGCAGCATTCAATCGTCTTTATAACGACTACTTCTATCGCCGAAACAACCAGTTCTGGTATGGCGAGGCGATGAAGAAGTTGCCTAAGCTGGTTCAGGCTACCCGCATGCTGGTTTGTGCCGAAGACCTGGGTATGGTACCTGATTGTGTGCCATGGGTGATGAACGAATTGAAGATATTGAGTCTGGAACTCCAGAGCATGCCAAAGGATCCATCGGTTAAGTTTGGTCATCTGAGCCGTAACCCATACCGCTCTGTCTGCACCATCTCCAGTCATGATATGCCTACCTTGCGTATGTGGTGGGACGAGAACATCTCCCGTACCCAGGAGTATTACAATACGATGCTCTATCGTGAAGGACCAGCTCCTCATCCGCTCCCAGGTTGGTTGGCAAGAGACATCATCTCCCGCCATCTTACCTCTCCATCCATGCTCTGCGTATTGAGCGTACAGGATTGGCTTGCCATCGATGAAAAGCTCCGTTTGCCAGATGCCGATGCCGAGCGCATCAACATCCCAGCCAATCCAAAGCACTACTGGCGCTATCGCATGCACCTGAGTCTGGAAGAGTTGGCTGCCAGCAAGGAGTTCATGGAGAACATCTCCGAACTGATAGCTCAGGGTGGCCGCAACTAAAATGTTGCAATAGCAAATGCAAAATCGTGCAAACGTTTGCACCTTGATATACGGAAAAATACCCTCCCATTTAGCGGAGGGTATTTTTGTTTTTTGTATCTTTGCACTGTCTTAAGAATAAACAGATTATGATTAAGGTTAACTAACAAGGATTCAAAAAAACAAGAATAAGCAATAACTGAACAGTATGAAGAAACTGAATGTATTAGTGATGGGCCTCTTGCTCCCGATGTTGGCAGCAGCCCAGACCGTTAAGTCGCCTAACGGCAACGTCTCGGTAACTTTCTCTTTATCCGAAAAGGGACAGCCTACCTACGAGATGAGCTATAAGGGAAAGACTGTATGTAAGCCATCGCATCTCGGACTGGAGCTGGCGAAGGATAAGCACGCCTCTAAGGGTATGGAGGAAACCAGCCTGATGGATGGTTTCACAGAAACCGGCAGCAAGACATCGACCTTCGATGAAACCTGGAAGCCAGTATGGGGCGAGACTGCTACCATCCGCAACCATTACAACGAGATGGAGGTAAACCTGAACCAGGCTTCCTCCAAGCGTAACATCACCATCCGTTTCCGTGTATATGATTATGGTATGGGCTTGCGCTATGAGTTCCCTCAGCAGGAAAGTCTGAACTACTTTGTGATTCAGGAGGAGCATACCCAGTTTGCCATGGCAGGCGATCATACTGCCTACTGGATTCCGGGCGATTACGACACCCAGGAGTATGACTACAACATTACTCCATTGACCGGCATCCGTCCAGTCATCGCCAAGAACCGCGAATCTTACAAGAGTAATTCATCTACCACCGTCTTCTCGGATACCGGTGTTCAGACATCGCTCCAGATGAAGACCAAGGATGGTCTCTATATCAATATTCACGAGGCTGCCTGTCTGGATTATCCAACCATGCACCTCAACCTGGATGAGAAGACATTGACCTTTGAGTCTTGGTTGACTCCTGATGCCGTGGGCAGAAAGGGATTCATCCAGACTCCGTTCAATACTCCTTGGCGTACCGTGATGGTGAGCGATGATGCCCGTGATATGCTTTCATGCAAGTTGACATTGAATCTCAACGAGCCTTGCAAGATTAAGGATACTTCATGGATTCATCCTACCAAGTACTGCGGTGTATGGTGGAACATGATCGTTGGCACCAAGACCTGGAGCTATACCAACGACCTGCCATCAGTTCGCCTCGGTGTAACCGATTACAGCAAGTGCAAGCCTAATGGCACCCATGGTGCAACCAACGAGGAGGTAAAGCGCTACATCGACTTTGCAGCCAAGAACGGTTTGCAGGAGGTGCTTGTAGAAGGCTGGAACGAAGGTTGGGAAGACTGGTTCGGTCATCAGAAGCTCGATGTCTTCGATTTCGTGACTCCATATCCTGACTTCGATATCAAGATGCTCAACGACTATGCTCATTCCAAGGGTGTGAAGCTGATGATGCATCACGAGACATCTTCTGCTGCTCTCAACTACGAGCGCCACATGGAGGATGCCTTCAACCTGATGAATAAATATGGCTATGATGCCGTGAAGACCGGTTATGTGGGCGATATCATCCCAAGAGGTGAGTATCACTACAGCCAGTTGATGAACAATCACTACCAGCGTGTGGTTGAAACTGCAGCCAAGCATCATATCATGGTGAATGCCCACGAGGCAACCCGTCCTACTGGTATCTGCCGCACCTGGCCTAACCTGGTGGGTAACGAGAGTGCCCGTGGTACAGAGTACGAGGCATTTGGCGGCAGCAAGCCTTATCACACCGTGATGTTGCCATTTACCCGTCTGCAGGGTGGTCCGATGGATTATACCCCTGGTATCTTCGAGACCAAGCTTTCTGAGTGGAGCAACAACCCAAGCTATGTTCATACCACACTCTGTGGTCAGCTTTCTCTCTATCTCGTCATGTACAGTCCTTTGCAGATGGCAGCCGATCTTCCTGAGCATTATGAGAAGTATGACGATGCCTTCCAGTTTATCCGCGACGTAGCTTGCGACTGGGACGACTCCAAGTATCTGGAGGCAGAGCCAGCTAAGTATATCACCGTAGCCCGCAAGGCAAAGGGCACAGACAACTGGTTTGTTGGTGGCAAGACCGATGCAGCCCGCACATCTGTAGTAAAGCTCGACTTCCTCGATAAGGGAAAGAAGTATGCTTGCGCCATCTATCAGGACGGCAAGAATGCCGATTACGAGAAGAATCCTAAATCTTACCAGATCATCCGCAAGACTGTGAAGAAGGGTGATGTATTGAAGATTAAAGAAGCACGTGGTGGTGGTTTCGCCATCTCATTGCTTGCTAAATAATGATTAGGAACATAGAGAAGTAGAAGTTTAGGGAAGATGCATATTTCTTCCCTAAACTCCTTTTCTGTTCTATTTGGCAACTATCCATTTGAATATAGATTCAATTAACAATAATAGATAATGAAAATCCAAAAACTAATAATTGCAGCATTGACAGCATCGATTTTACCAACTTCATTGAGTGCGCAGCAGACATTCAATGAGATGATGTATTCCAAGGAGAAAACCATGTTCGTTCTCAATGCCCCAACAGCAGGCAAGTCTTCTGTTACTATCCGTCTTTATAAGGATGGACAAAAAGGTAAGGCTTACAAGACGCTGAAGATGAAGAAGATGGGCGATGAACGATGGGGGGCTACCGTGAAGGGCGACCTGAAGGGTAAGTTCTATACCTTCGATATCGGTAAGGGTGAAACTCCAGGTACATTTGCTAAGGCGGTAGGTGTCAACGGAAACCGTGGTGCTATCGTTGATTTGTATGATACCGACCCTGTGGGATGGGACAAGGATGTGCGCCCAGCCATCCAGTCGCCAGCCGACCTCGTTATCTACGAGCTCCACGTACGTGATTTCTCCGTTTCTCCTACATCGGGCTTGAAGTATCAGGGCAAGTATCTCGCCCTTACCGAACCTAAGGCTATCGAATATCTCAAGAATCTCGGCATCAATGCCATCCATTTTCAGCCGGTATTCGATTATGCATCCGTAGATGAAACCCAGCTCAACAAGCCTCAGTTCAACTGGGGCTACGATCCGAAGAACTATAATGTGCCGGAAGGCAGTTACAGCACCGACCCTTATACTCCGGGAACCCGCATCAAGGAGTTCAAGGAGATGGTGATGGCGCTTCACAAGGCTGGTATCCGAGTGATTTTCGATGCTGTGTATAATCATACCTTCGATATCAATGGCAGCAACTTCCAGCGTACTTATCCTGATTATTATTATCGCAAGAATAAAGATGGAAAGTATAGTGATGGTTCCGGCTGCGGCAACGAGACCGCATCAGAAAGGCCTTTGATGCGCCAGTTTATGCTGGAGAGCGTGAAGTACTGGATTGATGAATTCCATATTGACGGCTTCCGCTTTGACCTGATGGGTGTTCACGATATAGAGACCATGCAGGCTATCCGTGAGATGGTGAACCGCATCGATCCTAGCATTTATATCTATGGTGAGGGATGGAGTGCAGGCAGCTGTGCTTATCCTACGGAGAAACTCGCCATGAAGGCGAATACCCATCAGTTGAATGGTATCGGTGCCTTCAGCGATGATATGCGTGATGCCCTCCGTGGTCCTTTCTCTGATGACCATAAGGGTGCGCTCCTGGCTGGTCTTTCTGGCGAGGAGGAGAGTCTGAAGT
The Segatella copri DNA segment above includes these coding regions:
- a CDS encoding 4-alpha-glucanotransferase → MTIHFNIEYRTLFGEQLVLNIQKEDEELRFPMTTLNGERWSFDWCVEQPAKAYTYYYSVERDGRVLKTEWLLVKHCLELNATKADEFTLYDSWKVIPEDAYLYSSAFTDCINHQAPEELAMQNCAKTVRLIVRAPQLRDGERLGVVGADNVLGAWNAEKMLKMTQHTYNEWVADVDAVHLQTAHMEFKFVAYNEKKDLLFWETGMNRTIDLPEMKAGDAIAYDLDQAFFALYNRKLAGTQVPVFSLRSEKSAGVGDFGDLKTMIDLVASTGQKVLQLLPINDTTITHTWTDSYPYSCISVFAIHPMYADLNALPALKDKKAREEAEKTRKELNALHQIDYEKVNDYKQNYLQQIFAQEGKKMMSGADFKAFIQDTQQWLVPYAQYSYLRDKNGTADFTQWPDHNIWDEAERKDLTNPEAEAYKNVEFFYFVQFILNKQMQEAHEHAKAKGVILKGDIPIGVHRHSCDVWMEPKYFNLNGQAGAPPDDFSVNGQNWGFPTYNWDEMLKDGCQWWTRRFQNMSKFFDAYRIDHVLGFFRIWEIPVDSVHGLLGQFAPALGMTREEIQSYGLNFQEDRFLRPFITDWILDRMFHERADEVKEKYLDRLDEERYQMKTEVDTQRKVEALFADVTEEKEIWLRDGLYALISDVLFVRDRKNPGLFHPRISAQLDFVYESLYDVDKAAFNRLYNDYFYRRNNQFWYGEAMKKLPKLVQATRMLVCAEDLGMVPDCVPWVMNELKILSLELQSMPKDPSVKFGHLSRNPYRSVCTISSHDMPTLRMWWDENISRTQEYYNTMLYREGPAPHPLPGWLARDIISRHLTSPSMLCVLSVQDWLAIDEKLRLPDADAERINIPANPKHYWRYRMHLSLEELAASKEFMENISELIAQGGRN
- a CDS encoding glycoside hydrolase family 97 protein; translated protein: MKKLNVLVMGLLLPMLAAAQTVKSPNGNVSVTFSLSEKGQPTYEMSYKGKTVCKPSHLGLELAKDKHASKGMEETSLMDGFTETGSKTSTFDETWKPVWGETATIRNHYNEMEVNLNQASSKRNITIRFRVYDYGMGLRYEFPQQESLNYFVIQEEHTQFAMAGDHTAYWIPGDYDTQEYDYNITPLTGIRPVIAKNRESYKSNSSTTVFSDTGVQTSLQMKTKDGLYINIHEAACLDYPTMHLNLDEKTLTFESWLTPDAVGRKGFIQTPFNTPWRTVMVSDDARDMLSCKLTLNLNEPCKIKDTSWIHPTKYCGVWWNMIVGTKTWSYTNDLPSVRLGVTDYSKCKPNGTHGATNEEVKRYIDFAAKNGLQEVLVEGWNEGWEDWFGHQKLDVFDFVTPYPDFDIKMLNDYAHSKGVKLMMHHETSSAALNYERHMEDAFNLMNKYGYDAVKTGYVGDIIPRGEYHYSQLMNNHYQRVVETAAKHHIMVNAHEATRPTGICRTWPNLVGNESARGTEYEAFGGSKPYHTVMLPFTRLQGGPMDYTPGIFETKLSEWSNNPSYVHTTLCGQLSLYLVMYSPLQMAADLPEHYEKYDDAFQFIRDVACDWDDSKYLEAEPAKYITVARKAKGTDNWFVGGKTDAARTSVVKLDFLDKGKKYACAIYQDGKNADYEKNPKSYQIIRKTVKKGDVLKIKEARGGGFAISLLAK
- the pulA gene encoding type I pullulanase, which produces MKIQKLIIAALTASILPTSLSAQQTFNEMMYSKEKTMFVLNAPTAGKSSVTIRLYKDGQKGKAYKTLKMKKMGDERWGATVKGDLKGKFYTFDIGKGETPGTFAKAVGVNGNRGAIVDLYDTDPVGWDKDVRPAIQSPADLVIYELHVRDFSVSPTSGLKYQGKYLALTEPKAIEYLKNLGINAIHFQPVFDYASVDETQLNKPQFNWGYDPKNYNVPEGSYSTDPYTPGTRIKEFKEMVMALHKAGIRVIFDAVYNHTFDINGSNFQRTYPDYYYRKNKDGKYSDGSGCGNETASERPLMRQFMLESVKYWIDEFHIDGFRFDLMGVHDIETMQAIREMVNRIDPSIYIYGEGWSAGSCAYPTEKLAMKANTHQLNGIGAFSDDMRDALRGPFSDDHKGALLAGLSGEEESLKFGIVGGIAHPQVDMNKVNYDKKPWTNNPTEQISYVSCHDDMCLVDRLKASIPSLTDKNIPEEMRTAELLRIDQLAQTCVFTSQGVPFILAGEEMLRDKKGVHNSYNSPDSINQFTWTNLQKYPQAFTFYKNLIQLRKNHPAFRLSTGDKVRQHLEFLPSQDAKGNQQTCLVGFQLKNLEGIDAWKQIIVIYNFNKQAKKMQIPEGNYTVACCNGVINEEGLGFISGKEVEVAPQSALILYQK